Within Sphingobium sp. KCTC 72723, the genomic segment GGCTGCCGATGGCAGCGCGCTGCCGCCTGTCGCCAGCATCGGCCAGATCGCCATTGCCGCGCCCTATTGGAAAATCGCCCAGGGTGCAGCCACGACATGGCAGGTCCATGCGCTATCCGACATTGCCTTCACCGCACCGCTGAACCCGCGCGGCCCCTATGACAATGCGGAAAGCTACCGCGAAGGTGACATCGTAACGTTGGCAAACGGGTCACAATGGTTGTTTGTCGGGGTGACGCCGCTGACCGGTTCGGCACCAGATGATGCGAACATCAACTGGTTTCGACTGTCAGGCGATATCACCGCCGGCAACATCACCTATGAAGATGGAACGCCCGTCGAAGCGCTCAAGCCCGCAGAACCGGGGGCGACGGTGGGCGGCACCATAGGCGTCGATATCCGCATCCCCGAGATACCCGGCATCCCGGCGCCGCCCGGTCTGCTGCGCAACGATATGCTGGCCCTTCGCACGGATGGCGGCCTCGTCTATCGGCCTTTTGGCGACCTTGCCCTCGAAGTTGAATTGGGCAAGATCGCCCTCGCCGATATCGGCGCGGCATCAGATGCCCAGCGTCGCCGCCTCGATAATGCCATCGATAGCCTCAGCGCGGCTGTCACGCAGGCGCTTTCCGAAGCGAGCAAGACCCGCGAGACGTTCCGGGATGCCGGGATCTACGTCGATCCAGCAACGGGCATCGTTAAAATCTCCGCAATCGATCAGACCGCGGAGCGGGTCAGCGAAGCAGAAATCCGCCTGGACGCAGTGCGCGGCGAGATCACGCAAAAAGCGAGCGTTAGCTATGTTGACGGCAAGATTGCAGAAGCGGTCCTCGATCCATCTCAGTATCCGGCCTATGAGGGGCTGGAGCTGCGCATCCATGGGGCTGAACAGCGGATAAGCGGTGCAGAAGCATCGATTACGCAGAGGGCCAGCGCGCTAACCGTCGATGAGCAGGGCGCGCGCCTGACCGAGGCCGAAATCGATATCGACGCGCTTGAAGGTCAGATTGTACTCAAAGTCGATAGCAGCGATTTTAGCGCGCTGGGCGAGCGCGTCTCCAGTTCCGAGCAGGTTCTGCAAGCGATCGGCGACACAGCCTCCCTTACTCAGGTTGTCAGCGTATCCCGCCGCTTGCCGACGGATATCGGCGATACGAATGAGCGGATATTGCGCACCCTTCTGGTCGGAGACGCAGCCCGCCGTGGCCAGTTAGACGCAATCGCGCAGGGTCGTAATGAGCTGACGGCCAAGATTAACGACGATCTGAGCGCAGAGACGCGCGCGCGTCAGCAGCTGGTTGTGAAGGTCGGCACCGTGGAAGCATCCGCGCTGACAGAAACACAAGCGCGCGTCGATGGCGATCGGGCTGTGTCGAAACAGGTTTTTGACCTGAGTGCAGCGATTGGCGGCGATCTGGCCAACTTCAACCAGAGCATCATCACTCTGGTCGACAGTGATGCGTTGATTTCTGCTGGCCTGAGCCAAACGATCAGCGCGGTGCGCGGTGTGGGGGAAAATGCAGCCGACGCAGCCGAAAGCGCGCTGCGCAGCCTGCTAAGCGGCGACAAGACCGGACGCGACCTGGCGAGCGCAATCGCCGCCGCGCGCGAAGAAGTGACGGTCAAAGTCAATGCAGATGTCGATGCGGTTGCGCAGCGCGTGTCAGCCGTGCTGGTCCGCATGGGCGCGGCCGAAGCGTCGATCCTGTCTATCGAGCTGCTGCGCGCCACGGCCGATTTGGCGATCGTATCGCGCATCAACCAGATGACCGCCTCGATCGGGCGGAACACTGCAGATATCCGCGACGAGGAAATCGCGCGCGCTGATGCGGTCAGCGCGCAGTCTGGCCGTATCGACACTATAGTTTCTCGGATCGGCGAAGAAGATGCGCCAGGGTCGATCGAGGCCAAGATCGAAGAAGCCGCCACGACCTACTTTGCCGACCTGCAGGCCCAGGCCGGTCGCATCGACACGATCAGCGCGCGCATCGGTGCGCCCGGCGCGGCGGACTCGATCGAAGCCAGGATCGAGGCGGCGGCAACCGTCTATGCTGACCCGCTCCTTGCCCAGGCTGAGCGCATCGACTCTGTCAACGCTCGCCTCGGCGTGCCGGGCGCTGCGGGCAGCATCGAGGCGCAAATTGCTTCCGCGTCGACGGCTTATGTGACGCCGCTGGGCGCGCAGGCGGAGAGAACCGACAACGTCATCGCCCGCATCGGTGAAGAGGGTGATCCAGATTCTATTGAGGCGAAGGTTGAAGATACCCGCGAAGTGCTTGCCGACGTGGAGGGCAAGCTCACTGCGCGGGTCAGAATCGCTGCGACCGCTGGCAATACTGTCTTTCTTGAGCTGGTCGCGGACGGCCATGAAGGCAGCATCATCAAGCTGGGTGGCAGCGTCCTGGCGCTGGGCGTCGTCACCGCTGAAAACTTCGTCGCCAACGCGTTGATTGTTCCTGCCTATGTTTACATGAATGGGCCACTCGCCGGGCCGGGCTGGGACAGTGGCGACACCGGCCCCGGTGGTGTCGGCGGAGGCACTGGCGGTGGCGGTGGGCCTGGCGGCGGGGAGATTCCCTGATGCCTTGGCAAACAATCCTTTCCAAGACCGTGGAGTTGCCGGTAGCCGGTGTAGTGCGCGCGGGCGGGGATGTCTTGCTCGGCTTCCCCAGCGGGCCTGCGCAATGGGGCGTGCGTCTCTACATCGACGGTGCGCTGTTGTGGTCGGCCCAGGGAAACAGCCTTCAAGTCAGTCAGCATGTGGGCGGACGAAAGGCCTGCGAGGCGGGGCCGTGCCTTGTCGAATTGCAATGGTCAGCCGCGCCCACTGTGACGCTCCATTCTGCCTATCTCGAAATCGATGGACTACCCAACACGGTCAGCGTGTGACGCTGCGAAAGGATGTAATCGATGACCTTAGAAACAACTACAAATAGCGAATATTTGGCGGCTAGGCAAAAGTTGGTCGATCATATTGTGGAGAGCGTCATAAGTGCGTCCGCTACGCGCGGAGCAACTTTTTCAATTTCAGCATCAAACGTGATTGCTCGAACACGTCCTGCAATTCTCGATCGCGTCCTTCAAAAACTTGCCGGTTCATCCCTTGTGATATTTTTGGGTCGGCAAGTGAAGCGATGGCGAGATCCTCGTCATCATTCTTCAGGCGCAAAAGAAATCCATCCGGGTCCGGCGTCAGCAGCGCCACCTCAGCAACAAGCGTCGCGAGGATGTGGCGATGCGCGAGCATCGCCTCCTGGAGCCTGACCATCAGCGCGCGCCCTTCCTCAGTCATAGACTTCTCCCAAAACGACTCAATTGAAGGACATGTATAATGTCATGGTATTCAGCAGGCACCGTTACCGTAACGAACGGCCAGAAGCTCGTTACGGGCAGCGGCACCGACTTTGTTAGCAACGTGCTGGCGGGCCAGGGCTTCATCGGCCCGGATAACCGCACATATGAAATTGAGCAGGTCGTCTCCGCAACGCAGTTGATGCTGCGCACCGTATTTTACGGCGGATCCGGCGCGGGCCAGATCTATTCGATCATCCCGACGCAATCGCTGATGAAGGATTTAGCCGAAGCAGCGGGCCAGTTGATCGCGTCCTTCGCTGGCGTGCGTGACGGAATCGGTGCGGGTTTGATCGGAGATGGCTTTCAGTCTGCGCCGGGCATCCGCTTCGCAACTGACCAGGACACCGGATTGCGGCGCTATTCTGATAACGCGATGGCGCTGGTCACGAGCGGCGTAGATCGCCTAGTGGTGAGCAATGCAGGTGTTGGCATCGGCGCAGTAAACGATGGCAATAGTGCTTTGATGATTCATGGAATGGACCAAGTCAGCGCTAACCTCACTGATGCAGGGGATCATAAAGCAAGCATATATCTTCGCGCAGTCGGAAACGGCACCGGCGCTGGCGGCGCGGTGCTTTTTGGCACGTCATTCGGGACAGCGAAACCGTTCGCCGCCATCAAGGGATTTGTCCGCGAAGGTGACAACAATACTGCCGGAGACCTCATTTTTGCACTGAGAGCTGCGACGATCGATGGCGCACTGACTGAGCGCGCTCGACTCACCAAAGAAGGTAATTTGGGAATCGGCGGAACCGCGTCCCACAACTTGACGATTACGGGAATTGGCGTCCCCGGCAACACTCTTCAGGATGGCCAGCGTGGGGCCGTCGTCTACATTCGCGATGCAGGCGGCCTGCCTGGATCTGGCGGGGCCATTGCATTCGGATCGAACGAGGCGCAGTCTTTTGCGGCGTTAAAGGGATCGCTGACCGACGCCACCGCGAACAGCACAGGTGACTTGATGCTGTGTACGCGCGGTTCGACAGGCTCCGGGCAGCTTGATCCGCGCTGGCTTTGGTCTTTTGACGGACACTACCGACCCTATCTGGATAACGTGACCGACATCGGCGCGGGATCGCTGCGGGTGCGCGTCGTCTATGCGGCCACCGGCGCTATCAATACGTCCGATGCGCGCACCAAGCAGCAGGTCGATGCGGTCCCGGATGACTGGCTGGATGCGTGGGGCGACGTTCGTCATGTCCGCTTCAGGTTCAATGCGGCAGTGGAAGAAAAAGGCGCGGCGGCCCGCTGGCATGTCGGATATGTCGCGCAGGAAATTCGCGACGCCTTTGCCGCACGCAACCTGGACGCCACGACCATCGGGCTACTCTGCCATGATAGTTGGGATGCGCGCACCGAGCCTGAATATGTGACCGAAACGCGCATCAAACACACCCCCCGCGCGACGGTCAGCGCGGGCGGGCTGCTCGACGGGAATGGCCATCCGATCGTCACCTGGACCTATGACGAAGAGCCGGAGGAGGTGCAGGTCGCCACCGGCGAGATGATCGTCACCCGCGAGGCTGGCGACCTTTGGAGCATCCGGCCCGACGAATGCGCGGCGATGGAGGCGGCCTGGCAGCGTCGGGAGATTGCGCGGCAGGACGCGCGGATTGCGGCCCTGGAAACGGCAGCCTGAAATATCTTCCAGTCAATCAACAAAGGACCATTTCTATGAACGAAACGACTTGTCCCAACATCTCCACCATCATCCGCCAGGCGACCGACCATTTCGACCGTGAAGTGACGCGGGTGCAGGCGATTGTTGACGCGCAGGCTGCTGCCTGACCCCATGCCGGACGCGGGATCGGCGGCCGGGGAGGCTGGAGGCATATTCGCCGGAATTGTCGCGTTGCTCTACGCGGTTGGAAAGG encodes:
- a CDS encoding tail fiber domain-containing protein; its protein translation is MSWYSAGTVTVTNGQKLVTGSGTDFVSNVLAGQGFIGPDNRTYEIEQVVSATQLMLRTVFYGGSGAGQIYSIIPTQSLMKDLAEAAGQLIASFAGVRDGIGAGLIGDGFQSAPGIRFATDQDTGLRRYSDNAMALVTSGVDRLVVSNAGVGIGAVNDGNSALMIHGMDQVSANLTDAGDHKASIYLRAVGNGTGAGGAVLFGTSFGTAKPFAAIKGFVREGDNNTAGDLIFALRAATIDGALTERARLTKEGNLGIGGTASHNLTITGIGVPGNTLQDGQRGAVVYIRDAGGLPGSGGAIAFGSNEAQSFAALKGSLTDATANSTGDLMLCTRGSTGSGQLDPRWLWSFDGHYRPYLDNVTDIGAGSLRVRVVYAATGAINTSDARTKQQVDAVPDDWLDAWGDVRHVRFRFNAAVEEKGAAARWHVGYVAQEIRDAFAARNLDATTIGLLCHDSWDARTEPEYVTETRIKHTPRATVSAGGLLDGNGHPIVTWTYDEEPEEVQVATGEMIVTREAGDLWSIRPDECAAMEAAWQRREIARQDARIAALETAA